The region TACGAACGCCTGGGCTACGGCTCTACGGCCGACTACCTCAAGCGCTCCTTCGACTAGAGCCTGCTTTCGACTAGAGGCTGGTGTAGACCGACACGTCGACCGCGACGGTCACGGTCGTCGACGATGCGTCGTCGGGCCGCGGATGCGCCCCGTGGTGTCCGCTCGGACCCATCGCCGCGAGGTCGGCGACCTCCGCCTCGTCGAGCCGTACGTCGTAGGCCGTCGACAGCCTGTCCCGCAGCGCGAACCGAGCCCCGAGGGTCTCGTCGAGGTGCCCGAGCTTGTGCGGCTGGATGCCGATGAGCTGCCCGCGCTGGCGGAGCTGCTCGAGGTGGCTCGGCGCCGGGGTCACGACCACGAGGGTCCCGTCCGGGCGCAGCATTCGCGCGAACTCGTCGGCGTTGCGCGGGGCGAAGACGCACAACACGACGTCGGCGCGGGCGGAACGCACCGGCAGCGGCCGCCAGACGTCCGCGACCACCCCGGGAGCCCCTGTGGCCCGCACGGCTAGCGTGACGGCGTCGAGTGACACGTCGAGCTCGAGCAGGCGCGTGAGCGGTCTGCGGGCCCTGAGAGCGGCCGCGTAGTAGCCGGAGCCGCATCCGGAATCTACGACGTCGAGGGCGGCCTGTGTCGGCAGCGCCGCGTCGAGCAGGTCGACTATGGGGGAGTAGTGGCCGAGGGCGAGGAATCGCTCCCGAGCCTCGAGGATCTCACGCGTGTCGCCGAGGATGCCGCGCGAGCGGTCGACGAGGTTGAGGTAGCCACGCTTGTTCGCGTCGAAGGTGTGACCGGAGGAACACAAAAGCGACCAGGAGGCGGACCCTGCGCTGTCGAGATCTCTCTCGCAGCGCGGGCACCGCAACCAGGTCGCCAGTGTCTGAGCGTCCGAACCGATTAGTGGTCGTCTCCGTGGTGAGCGCCCTCGATCTCGCCCTTCGAGACCGGAAGGATGCGGTCTTCGAAGAACCAGCGCGAGAAGCCGGCGCGGAGGCGCTGGGTGACCGTGATGCGGCCGTCGCTGTTCGGGCGGATCATGAGCGGCTCGTAGTCGGTGTAGCTGGTCAGTCTCCAGCGCTCGGCATCGCTGAGCGGCTGGTGGACCTCGATGTACTCGCCGCCGGGGAGGCGCACGATGCGGCCCGACTCGAAGCCGTGGAGCGCGATCTCGCGGTCCTTCTTCTGCAGGCCGAAGCAGATGCGCTTGGTGACGATGTACGCGATGATCGGGCCGAGGAAGAACAGCGCCTGCAGGGCATGGATGACGCCCTCGATGCTGAGCTTGAAGTGCGTGGCGATGAGGTCGGAGCTCGCCGCCGCCCACAGCACCGCGTAGAACGTCACGCCGGCCGCGCCGATCGCCGTGCGCACCGGGGTGTTGCGCGGGCGGTCGAGGATGTGGTGCTCGCGCTTGTCGCCGGTGATCCACGCCTCGATGAAGGGGTAGAAGGCGACGAGGCCGAGGAACACGGGCAGGATGATGAGCGGAAGCAGCACGTTCATCGAGAGCGTATAGCCCCAGACCACGAACTCGAGTCCCGGCGGTACGAGACGCAGGGCGCCGTCGGCGAAGCCGATGTACCAGTCGGGCTGGGTTCCCGCGGACACCGGCGAGGGGTCGTAGGGGCCGTAGTTCCAGATCGGGTTGATCGTGAAGGTCGCGGCGATCAGCATGATCACGCCGAAGACGATGAAGAAGAAGCCACCGGCCTTCGCGGCGAACACCGGCATGACCGGAACGCCGACGACGTTGTTGTTGGTCTTGCCCGGGCCGGCGAACTGGGTGTGCTTGTTGATCACGAGCAGCAGGAGGTGCACGCCGAGTGCGGCGACCAGGATGGCCGGCAGCAGCAGGATGTGCAGCGTGTAGAAGCGGCTCACGACGTCGGTTCCGGGGAACTCGCCGCCGAAGAGCAGGTAGGAGATCCAGACGCCGATGATCGGGACGGCCTTGACCATTCCGTCGATGATGCGCAGGCCGTTACCGGAGAGCAGGTCGTCGGGGAGCGAGTAGCCGGTGAAGCCCTCTGCCATCGCGAGGATGAAGAGGACGAAGCCGATGATCCAGTTGATCTCGCGCGGCTTGCGGAAGGCACCCGTGAAGTAGATGCGCAGCATGTGCAGACCGATGGATGCCACGAAGAGCAGCGCAGCCCAGTGGTGTACCTGGCGCATGAGCAGTCCGCCGCGGATGTCGAACGAGATGTCGAGGCTCGACGCGTACGCGGCCGACATCTCGATGCCCTTGAGCGGCACGAACGAGCCGTCGTAATGCACCTCGACCATGCTGGGCTGGAAGAAGAAGGTGAGGAACGTGCCCGAGAGCAGGATCGCCACGAAGCTGTAGAGGGCGACCTCGCCGAGCATGAACGACCAGTGGTCGGGGAAGATCTTGCGACCGACCTCCTTCACCAGGCCCGAGATGCTCGTGCGCTCGTCGATGTAGTTCGCTGCCGCGCCGGTGAAGCGCGCGCCGCGGGTGGGCGACGCGAACGGGCCGTAGGCGGTCGAGGTCGAGCCCGCGGTGGTGGCGGGTTTTGCGGTGACGGGGGTTTCCGTTGCTGTGCTCACAGCTCACGCTCCCAGAAGCTCGGGCCGACGGGTTCTAGGAAGTCGCTTTGGGCCACCAGGTATCCCTCGTCGTCGATGGCGATAGGTAGTTGGGGTAGGGGCCGGCTTGCCGGTCCGAAGATCACCTTCGCCTGGTCCGAAACATCGAACTGCGACTGGTGACACGGGCAGAGAAGGTTGTGGGTCTGCTGTTCGTACAGCGCGACCGGGCAACCGACGTGGGTGCAGATCTTCGAGTAGGCGACGATTCCCTGGTACGACCAGCTGGCCTTCTCTTCGGTCTCGATGAGGTCTTCGGGACGCAGGCGCATAAGCAGCACCGCGGCCTTGGCCTTCTCTTCGAGCTTGTGTTCTTCGTCGTTGAGACCCTCGGGGATCACGTGGAAAGCCGATCCGTACGTGACATCCGAAGCTTTGATGGGGGTACCGGAGGGGTCGCGCGTAAGGCGGGTTCCCTCTTTCCACATGGTGTGACGCAGCAGTTCGCCGGGCTCTTCGGCCGGGGCGAGGTCGCGGAACAGCACGACAGCCGGGATTGGCGTGACGGCGAGGGCCGCGATCAGGCTGTTACGGATGAGCGTGCGGCGGCCGAAGCCCGACTCCTTGTTACCCAGGGTGAAGACCTCGACGGCCTTCGCGCGGGTGGTATCGCTGCCGCGGGTACCGTGACGCTCCTCGGTGATCTCCGCGTCGGACATGAGCGCCTTGGCCCAGTGCACGGCGCCGACTCCGATGCCGAGCAGGCCGAGGCTGATCGCCACACCGAGGCTCAGGTTGCTGATGCGCACCGAGTCGAGGTTGCTCGGGTCGATCGGGAACAGGAAGTAGAACACGACCGCGAGAACGCTGCCGATGAGCGACAGGAAGAAGAGGGCGGAGACGCGGCGGGCGGCCTCCTTGTCTTTCTTCGGGTCGAGGTCGGTGACGCGAAGGCGGTGCGGCTGGTGTCCGGGGTTCGGGATGCCGTCTGACACGACGACTGCGGTACCCGAGGAGACCGTACGAGGCACGGACGTCTCGACAGCGGTGCCGGCCTCTGTGCTGCCGGACTGGCCTGTGCTGCCGGACTGGCCACCGTTATGGTCTGCCATGGTGTTCCCTTCAACTGTGCGCGGTGCGCGAAGTGCGATGTAGTTGTGAAGCTGTCGGCCGACCGGGGTCGGCCTCGGCGGTTAGTTGGACTTGGCGGTGAGCCAGACGGTGATCGCTACGATCGCGCCGAGGCCGAAGATCCAGATAAACAGACCCTCGGAGACCGGACCGAGGTTGCCCAGGTCGAAGCCGCCGGGAGACGGGTTCTCGTCGAGGAACTGCAGGTAGGTGATGATGTCTGCTTTGTCTTCGAGCGTGAGGT is a window of Conyzicola nivalis DNA encoding:
- a CDS encoding methyltransferase domain-containing protein, which codes for MCSSGHTFDANKRGYLNLVDRSRGILGDTREILEARERFLALGHYSPIVDLLDAALPTQAALDVVDSGCGSGYYAAALRARRPLTRLLELDVSLDAVTLAVRATGAPGVVADVWRPLPVRSARADVVLCVFAPRNADEFARMLRPDGTLVVVTPAPSHLEQLRQRGQLIGIQPHKLGHLDETLGARFALRDRLSTAYDVRLDEAEVADLAAMGPSGHHGAHPRPDDASSTTVTVAVDVSVYTSL
- the qcrB gene encoding cytochrome bc1 complex cytochrome b subunit yields the protein MSTATETPVTAKPATTAGSTSTAYGPFASPTRGARFTGAAANYIDERTSISGLVKEVGRKIFPDHWSFMLGEVALYSFVAILLSGTFLTFFFQPSMVEVHYDGSFVPLKGIEMSAAYASSLDISFDIRGGLLMRQVHHWAALLFVASIGLHMLRIYFTGAFRKPREINWIIGFVLFILAMAEGFTGYSLPDDLLSGNGLRIIDGMVKAVPIIGVWISYLLFGGEFPGTDVVSRFYTLHILLLPAILVAALGVHLLLLVINKHTQFAGPGKTNNNVVGVPVMPVFAAKAGGFFFIVFGVIMLIAATFTINPIWNYGPYDPSPVSAGTQPDWYIGFADGALRLVPPGLEFVVWGYTLSMNVLLPLIILPVFLGLVAFYPFIEAWITGDKREHHILDRPRNTPVRTAIGAAGVTFYAVLWAAASSDLIATHFKLSIEGVIHALQALFFLGPIIAYIVTKRICFGLQKKDREIALHGFESGRIVRLPGGEYIEVHQPLSDAERWRLTSYTDYEPLMIRPNSDGRITVTQRLRAGFSRWFFEDRILPVSKGEIEGAHHGDDH
- the qcrA gene encoding cytochrome bc1 complex Rieske iron-sulfur subunit, translating into MADHNGGQSGSTGQSGSTEAGTAVETSVPRTVSSGTAVVVSDGIPNPGHQPHRLRVTDLDPKKDKEAARRVSALFFLSLIGSVLAVVFYFLFPIDPSNLDSVRISNLSLGVAISLGLLGIGVGAVHWAKALMSDAEITEERHGTRGSDTTRAKAVEVFTLGNKESGFGRRTLIRNSLIAALAVTPIPAVVLFRDLAPAEEPGELLRHTMWKEGTRLTRDPSGTPIKASDVTYGSAFHVIPEGLNDEEHKLEEKAKAAVLLMRLRPEDLIETEEKASWSYQGIVAYSKICTHVGCPVALYEQQTHNLLCPCHQSQFDVSDQAKVIFGPASRPLPQLPIAIDDEGYLVAQSDFLEPVGPSFWEREL